Proteins encoded in a region of the Panthera tigris isolate Pti1 chromosome B2, P.tigris_Pti1_mat1.1, whole genome shotgun sequence genome:
- the CCNC gene encoding cyclin-C isoform X1: MAGNFWQSSHYLQWILDKQDLLKERQKDLKFLSEEEYWKLQIFFTNVIQALGEHLKLRQQVIATATVYFKRFYARYSLKSIDPVLMAPTCVFLASKVEEFGVVSNTRLISAATSVLKTRFSYAFPKEFPYRMNHILECEFYLLELMDCCLIVYHPYRPLLQYVQDMGQEDMLLPLAWRIVNDTYRTDLCLLYPPFMIALACLHVACVVQQKDARQWFAELSVDMEKILEIIRVILKLYEQWKNFDERKEMATILSKMPKPKPPPNSEGEQGPNGSQNSSYSQS, from the exons ATGGCAGGGAACTTTTGGCAGAGCTCCCATTA tttgCAATGGATTTTGGATAAACAAGATCTGTTGAAGGAACGCCAGAAGGACTTAAAGTTTCTCTCAGAAGAAGAGTATtggaaattacaaatattttttacaaatg ttattCAAGCATTAGGTGAACATCTTAAATTAAGACAACAAGTTATTGCCACTGCTACAGTCTATTTCAAGAGATTCTATGCCAG GTATTCTCTGAAAAGTATAGATCCTGTATTAATGGCTCCTACATGTGTGTTTTTGGCATCCAAAGTAGAG gaATTTGGAGTAGTCTCAAATACAAGATTGATTTCTGCTGCTACTTCTGTAT tAAAAACTAGATTTTCATATGCCTTTCCAAAGGAATTCCCTTATAGGATGAACCAT atattaGAATGTGAATTCTATCTTTTAGAACTAATG GATTGTTGCTTGATAGTGTATCATCCTTATAGACCTTTGCTCCAGTATGTGCAGGACATGGGCCAAGAAGACATGTTGCTTCCCCTTGCATG GAGGATAGTGAATGATACCTACAGAACGGATCTTTGCCTACTGTATCCTCCTTTCATGATAGCTTTAG cTTGTCTACATGTAGCCTGTGTTGTACAGCAGAAAGATGCCAGACAGTGGTTTGCTGAACTTTCTGTGGATATGGAGAAG ATTTTGGAAATAATCAGGGTTATTTTGAAACTGTATGAGCAGTGGAAGAATTTTGATGAGAGAAAAGAGATGGCAACTATTCTTAGTAAGATGCCGAAACCAAAACCTCCTCCAAACAG TGAAGGAGAGCAGGGTCCAAATGGAAGTCAGAACTCTAGCTACAGCCAATCTTAA
- the CCNC gene encoding cyclin-C isoform X2, with the protein MAGNFWQSSHYLQWILDKQDLLKERQKDLKFLSEEEYWKLQIFFTNVIQALGEHLKLRQQVIATATVYFKRFYARYSLKSIDPVLMAPTCVFLASKVEEFGVVSNTRLISAATSVLKTRFSYAFPKEFPYRMNHILECEFYLLELMDCCLIVYHPYRPLLQYVQDMGQEDMLLPLAWRIVNDTYRTDLCLLYPPFMIALACLHVACVVQQKDARQWFAELSVDMEKILEIIRVILKLYEQWKNFDERKEMATILSKMPKPKPPPNRNSLSDSPLVAGPEAAR; encoded by the exons ATGGCAGGGAACTTTTGGCAGAGCTCCCATTA tttgCAATGGATTTTGGATAAACAAGATCTGTTGAAGGAACGCCAGAAGGACTTAAAGTTTCTCTCAGAAGAAGAGTATtggaaattacaaatattttttacaaatg ttattCAAGCATTAGGTGAACATCTTAAATTAAGACAACAAGTTATTGCCACTGCTACAGTCTATTTCAAGAGATTCTATGCCAG GTATTCTCTGAAAAGTATAGATCCTGTATTAATGGCTCCTACATGTGTGTTTTTGGCATCCAAAGTAGAG gaATTTGGAGTAGTCTCAAATACAAGATTGATTTCTGCTGCTACTTCTGTAT tAAAAACTAGATTTTCATATGCCTTTCCAAAGGAATTCCCTTATAGGATGAACCAT atattaGAATGTGAATTCTATCTTTTAGAACTAATG GATTGTTGCTTGATAGTGTATCATCCTTATAGACCTTTGCTCCAGTATGTGCAGGACATGGGCCAAGAAGACATGTTGCTTCCCCTTGCATG GAGGATAGTGAATGATACCTACAGAACGGATCTTTGCCTACTGTATCCTCCTTTCATGATAGCTTTAG cTTGTCTACATGTAGCCTGTGTTGTACAGCAGAAAGATGCCAGACAGTGGTTTGCTGAACTTTCTGTGGATATGGAGAAG ATTTTGGAAATAATCAGGGTTATTTTGAAACTGTATGAGCAGTGGAAGAATTTTGATGAGAGAAAAGAGATGGCAACTATTCTTAGTAAGATGCCGAAACCAAAACCTCCTCCAAACAG aaattccCTGAGTGATTCTCCACTAGTGGCAGGGCCTGAAGCTGCAAGATGA